One Bartonella sp. TP genomic window carries:
- a CDS encoding response regulator transcription factor produces the protein MRILIIEDDKEAVYYLQQALQEAGLEVYAAFDAKSGYERAMKSNFDVLIIDRLLPMGDGLSLISKLRKNNIDTPILIVSALSTVEDKVKGLRCGGDDYLGKPYAFAELLARVEVLAVRKKQQASETLLKLGDLTLDRVVHKAWYNNNEIMLQPREFLLLEYLFRNAGQLVTRTMLLENVWNYHFDPQTNVVDVHISRLRTKMEQAGVPSLLTTVRGQGYILNASL, from the coding sequence ATGCGTATTCTAATTATAGAGGACGATAAAGAAGCGGTATATTATCTGCAGCAAGCTTTGCAAGAAGCGGGTTTGGAGGTGTATGCCGCTTTTGATGCCAAAAGTGGTTATGAAAGAGCTATGAAAAGCAATTTTGATGTTTTAATCATAGATCGGCTTTTGCCTATGGGCGACGGGTTGAGTTTAATTAGTAAATTGCGTAAAAATAATATAGATACGCCTATTTTAATTGTTTCTGCCTTAAGCACAGTAGAGGATAAAGTAAAAGGCTTGCGCTGTGGTGGCGATGATTATCTTGGTAAGCCTTATGCATTTGCAGAATTATTGGCGCGGGTTGAAGTTTTAGCCGTTAGGAAAAAGCAACAGGCTAGTGAGACTTTATTAAAGCTTGGTGATTTAACATTAGATCGTGTAGTACACAAGGCTTGGTATAACAATAATGAAATAATGTTGCAGCCACGTGAATTTTTGTTGCTTGAATATTTATTTCGTAATGCCGGGCAATTGGTAACCAGGACTATGCTTTTAGAAAATGTCTGGAATTATCATTTTGATCCGCAAACCAATGTGGTAGACGTGCACATTTCACGTCTTCGCACAAAGATGGAGCAAGCTGGCGTTCCTTCACTTTTAACCACTGTGCGTGGGCAAGGCTATATATTAAATGCGAGTTTATAG
- the ccsA gene encoding cytochrome c biogenesis protein CcsA — MWIEIGHFVLCSSVALTIVQIVFCIAGLRMRSEFWLPIVSLSITLNVILLLFTCLTLLYGFYVSDFSVAIIAQSSDSLKPLLFRLGSLWASYSGSMLLWCFFISQYSAVFALAENTLIKEVKLGVFLVQSIILVLFLLFLIFFANPFLRLYPAALQGTDSSALLEDINLVIHPPLLYLGYSGLSLGFSLALVMLFRPLDVTIEAVIRKYSKIAWIFLSMAMIAGSYWAYYELGWGGYWSFDPVENYALMPWLAALGGMHAKKFTWSIRFAILAFSLALIGTFFARTNFLFSVHSFVSDSLHSIAVLLLIVAIILPAIVIFYFRLPKIKLLSSGSSVLAMCLFGGLLVLITSLLFSSFTPLIWNILFNVNIFIKPSYYSYISLPVMLFLLMLMPFGNLSKYCTMHSVYYIVAAISFCTIIYYLLQHLELFLLLRLLLLGFCLLVLLIEFYNIWRKIKFYAVFGLADLSSLFAHFGIAILALGVIISSVFSSHVNTTLAIGESKIFNTMGGAFEIKYSDYSLSTAPNYEATNYIFTVRSQNQPKTLYQLTLQQRRYFRQKQQISVIALRNYGFSQLYLAAQNENAKHLAMSISYNYNILLIWLGAFISVCGAVFSLFGKLNYRLRFITKVS; from the coding sequence ATGTGGATAGAAATAGGACATTTTGTTTTATGTAGCTCTGTTGCTTTAACTATAGTGCAAATTGTTTTTTGTATTGCTGGACTTAGGATGCGTAGCGAATTTTGGTTGCCCATTGTTTCCTTGTCGATTACCCTGAACGTAATTTTATTGTTATTTACTTGTCTTACGCTTTTATATGGCTTTTATGTCTCGGATTTTTCTGTAGCTATAATAGCCCAGAGTTCTGATAGCCTTAAGCCATTGTTATTTCGTCTTGGTTCTTTATGGGCAAGCTATTCGGGGTCTATGCTTTTATGGTGTTTTTTTATAAGCCAGTACAGTGCAGTGTTTGCTTTAGCAGAAAACACTTTAATAAAGGAGGTAAAGCTCGGCGTATTTTTAGTGCAATCGATAATCTTAGTCCTTTTTTTATTGTTTTTAATTTTTTTTGCTAACCCATTTTTGCGTTTGTATCCCGCTGCTTTACAAGGTACAGATTCAAGCGCTTTGCTAGAGGATATTAATCTTGTCATCCACCCGCCCTTGTTATATTTGGGCTATAGTGGGTTATCGTTAGGCTTTTCTTTGGCGTTGGTAATGCTGTTTAGACCCCTTGATGTTACTATCGAAGCGGTGATAAGGAAATATAGCAAAATTGCTTGGATTTTTTTAAGTATGGCTATGATAGCTGGGTCTTACTGGGCTTATTATGAGCTGGGGTGGGGTGGATATTGGTCTTTCGACCCTGTAGAAAACTACGCGCTTATGCCTTGGTTAGCTGCGTTAGGGGGTATGCATGCCAAAAAGTTTACCTGGTCTATAAGATTTGCTATTTTAGCTTTTAGCCTTGCTTTAATAGGCACCTTTTTTGCGAGAACAAATTTTTTATTTTCAGTACATAGTTTTGTGTCAGATAGTTTGCATAGTATCGCAGTTTTATTACTGATAGTGGCTATAATTTTACCAGCTATAGTTATTTTTTATTTTAGATTGCCTAAAATAAAGCTTCTATCTTCTGGTAGTTCTGTTTTAGCTATGTGCTTGTTTGGTGGCCTGCTTGTGCTAATTACTAGTTTATTATTTTCTAGCTTTACCCCTTTAATTTGGAATATTTTGTTCAACGTCAATATATTTATTAAACCTAGTTATTATTCATACATCAGCCTTCCGGTTATGCTGTTTTTATTAATGCTCATGCCATTTGGTAATTTATCCAAATATTGTACTATGCATTCTGTATATTATATTGTGGCTGCAATTTCTTTCTGCACAATTATATATTATTTGTTACAGCATTTGGAATTATTTCTGTTATTGCGGTTGCTATTATTGGGCTTTTGCCTATTGGTTCTGCTAATAGAATTCTATAATATTTGGCGTAAGATAAAATTTTATGCAGTTTTTGGTTTAGCTGATTTATCGTCTTTATTTGCGCATTTTGGCATAGCGATTCTTGCATTGGGTGTAATAATTAGTAGCGTATTTAGTTCCCATGTGAATACAACTTTAGCTATTGGTGAAAGTAAAATTTTTAATACTATGGGTGGGGCGTTTGAGATAAAATATAGTGACTATTCGCTTAGTACGGCGCCCAATTATGAAGCTACAAATTATATATTTACCGTACGGTCTCAAAATCAGCCAAAAACTTTATACCAATTGACTTTGCAGCAACGGCGTTATTTTCGCCAAAAACAGCAAATATCTGTAATAGCTTTACGCAATTATGGCTTTTCGCAGCTGTATTTAGCTGCACAAAATGAAAATGCTAAGCATTTAGCTATGTCTATTTCTTATAACTACAATATATTACTAATTTGGTTGGGTGCTTTTATAAGCGTATGCGGCGCTGTGTTTAGTTTGTTTGGCAAGTTAAATTATAGACTGCGTTTTATTACAAAAGTTTCATAA
- a CDS encoding HAMP domain-containing sensor histidine kinase: MTFSSISLLSEQTYSSLQKERYSLANLYKQKGLQVLLREIDKRSRHPGAFLYVLLDPLGRIVQANAEQVETDNLRGPTHSYSYLHYGQEAEHYAHKAMAVSLTLQNGFRLLIGRDLNDLDKYIKITSHALFAALILMFIGAFLIWFFVSRRVLKTIDNITKASGRIMAGDLTERLPVSCSNDELARLVVNLNVMLEKIEKLNSGIKEISDNVAHDLKTPLTRLKNIAQASLIHAQSPDFSAAMYQNSLSAIIGQVDQIITTFNAILLVSRLETSNSTEILSYLNVKDLLLDVIEFCAPVAQNAGIELSVGQTFDYSMFLNRELVAQALFNIFDNAIKYGASNAEPSRVTIDMQLEVMANSIENLLIIVQDNGEGVNEQELEKLSERFYRAEKSRTQPGIGIGLNLVKAVMHFHNGAMALSNTGNGFKVVLSFPNNKGEPYAGR; the protein is encoded by the coding sequence ATGACGTTTTCGTCTATTTCGCTGCTTTCAGAGCAAACCTATAGTAGTTTGCAAAAAGAGCGCTATAGTTTAGCCAATCTATATAAGCAAAAGGGGCTACAAGTTTTATTACGCGAGATAGATAAGCGATCGCGACATCCTGGTGCTTTTTTATATGTTTTATTGGACCCTTTGGGCCGAATAGTACAAGCAAATGCCGAGCAAGTAGAAACAGATAATCTACGCGGCCCGACACATTCTTACAGCTACCTGCATTATGGTCAAGAAGCAGAGCATTACGCGCATAAAGCTATGGCAGTTAGTCTAACCTTACAAAATGGGTTTCGCTTGCTTATAGGCCGAGATCTTAATGATTTAGATAAATATATCAAAATAACTTCTCATGCTTTATTTGCTGCGCTTATTTTGATGTTTATCGGGGCATTTTTGATATGGTTTTTTGTTTCTCGCCGGGTATTAAAAACTATAGATAATATCACCAAAGCTAGTGGACGCATAATGGCCGGAGATTTGACGGAAAGACTACCCGTATCCTGCAGTAATGATGAGCTAGCTCGTTTAGTTGTTAATTTAAATGTTATGCTAGAAAAAATAGAAAAATTGAATAGCGGGATAAAGGAAATTTCTGATAATGTGGCGCATGATCTAAAAACTCCCCTAACGCGACTTAAAAATATAGCTCAGGCTTCTTTGATACATGCGCAAAGCCCTGATTTTTCTGCAGCTATGTATCAAAACTCTCTTAGCGCTATAATAGGTCAAGTTGACCAGATTATTACGACTTTTAATGCTATTTTATTAGTTTCAAGATTAGAAACAAGTAATTCTACAGAAATTTTGAGTTACTTAAATGTAAAAGATTTATTGCTGGATGTAATAGAGTTTTGCGCTCCCGTAGCGCAGAATGCTGGTATAGAGCTAAGTGTGGGGCAAACATTTGATTATTCGATGTTTCTTAATCGTGAGCTAGTAGCGCAAGCATTGTTTAATATTTTTGACAATGCCATTAAATATGGCGCTAGCAATGCCGAGCCAAGCCGCGTTACAATTGATATGCAGCTGGAGGTTATGGCGAATAGCATTGAAAATTTGTTGATTATTGTACAAGATAATGGCGAAGGCGTGAATGAACAAGAGTTAGAAAAGCTTAGCGAGCGTTTTTATCGGGCCGAAAAAAGCAGAACTCAACCAGGTATAGGTATAGGGCTTAATTTAGTTAAGGCTGTTATGCATTTTCATAATGGCGCTATGGCTCTTAGCAATACTGGGAATGGCTTTAAGGTCGTACTATCTTTTCCAAATAATAAGGGTGAACCTTATGCGGGCAGGTAA
- a CDS encoding Do family serine endopeptidase, which translates to MLYKKLRKPIVASSFFSIFSATALVVMPSFSNAALLPIVPMKQVAHQGFADLVERIKPAVVSVQVRSDETSDESDFTSFFDFPNMDALPDDSPIKRFFKDFDENFTHMKKSRQHGRLHLVAQGSGFFISSDGYVVTNYHVVNEGTAFSVILDNGKELKAKLLGSDSRTDIALLKVEDAKSSFPFVKFADDSKVRVGDWVVAVGNPFGLGGTVTAGIVSARGRDIGASAYDDFIQIDAAVNRGNSGGPTFDLSGAVVGINTAIYSPSGGSVGIAFAIPSSTAQSVVAQLKAKGAVERGWIGVQIQPITKEIADSIGLVPANGAIIADTTKDGPAYKAGLKSGDAIVAVNGAAVKDARDLAKKIADIAPQHTADLSLWRAGKKETVKITVQPMPKDKTRHVFTRSAEGSKDLVARQFGLSLKENAHGKGLLIIHVDADSDAADKGLRSGDILKAVNNQKVDTLKDFSQAIELAKKSGRNAVLFQIEDNEQNRFVALPLKN; encoded by the coding sequence ATGTTATATAAAAAATTAAGAAAACCAATAGTAGCAAGTAGTTTTTTTTCAATTTTTAGCGCAACGGCCCTAGTTGTTATGCCTTCTTTTTCTAATGCAGCTTTATTACCTATAGTGCCTATGAAGCAAGTAGCTCACCAAGGTTTTGCGGATTTGGTAGAACGGATAAAGCCAGCTGTAGTTTCCGTACAAGTGCGCAGTGATGAAACTAGCGATGAAAGTGATTTTACCAGCTTTTTTGATTTTCCTAATATGGACGCACTACCGGATGATAGCCCTATAAAGCGTTTTTTTAAAGATTTTGATGAAAATTTTACTCATATGAAAAAGTCGCGCCAACATGGCCGATTACACTTGGTAGCGCAAGGTTCCGGTTTTTTTATTTCGAGTGATGGTTATGTGGTTACTAATTACCACGTGGTGAATGAAGGTACTGCGTTTTCTGTAATTTTAGATAATGGTAAAGAGCTAAAGGCAAAATTACTTGGCAGCGATTCTCGTACGGATATAGCGTTATTAAAAGTAGAGGATGCTAAATCCTCTTTCCCTTTTGTAAAATTTGCTGATGATAGTAAAGTAAGAGTAGGCGATTGGGTGGTTGCTGTTGGTAACCCCTTTGGTTTAGGTGGCACAGTAACTGCGGGTATTGTTTCTGCACGTGGCCGTGATATTGGCGCTAGTGCTTATGATGATTTTATACAAATAGATGCAGCTGTAAACCGTGGTAACTCCGGTGGCCCTACTTTTGATTTATCTGGTGCCGTTGTTGGTATTAATACTGCTATTTATTCTCCTTCGGGTGGTAGTGTTGGCATAGCCTTTGCTATACCTTCGAGTACTGCCCAAAGTGTGGTGGCTCAATTAAAAGCAAAAGGCGCTGTGGAGCGGGGTTGGATAGGCGTGCAGATACAGCCGATTACTAAGGAAATAGCAGATTCTATAGGCTTGGTGCCAGCTAATGGCGCGATTATTGCTGACACTACAAAAGATGGCCCGGCTTATAAAGCAGGGCTTAAATCTGGTGATGCAATAGTAGCCGTAAATGGTGCTGCTGTTAAGGATGCTAGGGATTTAGCAAAAAAAATTGCTGATATTGCTCCACAACATACAGCCGATCTAAGCTTATGGCGCGCGGGGAAGAAAGAAACAGTAAAAATTACTGTGCAGCCAATGCCAAAAGACAAAACCCGCCACGTATTTACGCGTAGCGCTGAGGGTAGCAAAGATCTTGTAGCTCGGCAATTTGGGCTAAGCTTAAAAGAAAATGCACATGGCAAGGGTTTATTGATAATCCATGTTGACGCAGACAGCGATGCAGCGGATAAAGGATTGCGCTCTGGCGATATTTTGAAAGCTGTTAATAACCAAAAAGTGGATACGCTGAAAGATTTTAGTCAAGCTATAGAGTTAGCTAAAAAATCTGGGCGTAATGCTGTATTGTTTCAAATAGAAGATAATGAGCAAAATCGCTTTGTAGCTTTGCCACTTAAAAACTAG